A single region of the Thermococcus zilligii AN1 genome encodes:
- a CDS encoding helicase-related protein, with translation MEEKIKQGYILKSTKWKEPFLVEIVNESGDIIMVGGYYLNSRKTDLITLTKADLEEIEIITNPLDFKGDPEAVALAIEGERYHFASLYDPILAVSVSKITPLPFQIDAVYNHILQNPEIRFLLADDPGAGKTIMAGLVIKELKLRGLAERVLIVVPGHLVPQWRREMKEKFQEEFTIVNREIFRTTTDVWRREKQVIASIDFLKQEDILKSLENVDWDLVIADEAHKMAAYRFGKKTYRTKRYRVGEVLSRNSTHMLFLTATPHKGDPENFRLLLDLLVHGLFSDKEILLEAIRRNENPIFLRRMKEDLVDFEGKRIFKPRHSHTVNFTLTDREIRLYNELSRYIHYQYTVLEGSRQSIVFPLVILQRRFASSTYALLQSLRRRKARLKEYLESGELETTGVQLDFEDLLELEDEEERERWKAELRLEGLPIVRKRKHIEAEIRTLDELIRMSEELIASEEETKLKKLKETLNFIAGEHGEKEKILIFTEFKDTLEHLVNKLQEWGYTVTFIHGEMDMDTRLQREKDFREWAQVMVATEAAGEGINLQFCHLLINYDIPWNPNRLEQRIGRVHRYGQKYPVHIFNFVAKNTREGMVLERLLHKIEEIRKALGDKVFDVIGELLDGENLYTLLAEVAVMLRDPDSVLKEEEPKLQPEEIMKKAEELLGESLATKHIDLSRIMQLLEKAEENRLSPEYLELFFVKAMKRLNARVHEKEPHIYSVERTPRVLREIAERKQYGTVERSYRAITFDKKISEKRDDVEFVSFGHPLFEALREWVQEEYLKELQRGAVFYDPRNRLHGTIWFFEGEVQDGFNKTAGKTLVAVYDDGENLEVVDPKIIWDLEPAKDSPDVKVEFSRRENAMNYARKALEGYKERLLKERKRQAEIKEKYGVRSLEKLIDDLDYKLAEYEVLPPEHKKQYALTIRNLEERLERYRKAREELPERITRETSLTVRPPVFIGAIYVLPRGEMGEDPAIEEIGMQVAMEYERKHGREPRDVSKENLGYDIYSEGNGEKRYIEVKARAHLGDVELTWNEYVTAKRLRDRYWLYVVAYAAENPTLYIIQDPAHTLKVVEKYEIRFQVPLEEWKNKGKKAEV, from the coding sequence ATGGAGGAGAAGATAAAACAAGGCTATATCCTCAAGAGCACAAAATGGAAGGAGCCTTTTCTCGTCGAGATCGTAAACGAGAGTGGAGACATCATCATGGTAGGAGGCTATTACCTGAACTCCCGAAAGACCGACCTTATCACCCTCACGAAAGCCGACCTTGAGGAGATTGAAATCATCACAAACCCCCTCGACTTCAAAGGAGATCCAGAAGCAGTTGCCCTCGCAATCGAAGGGGAGAGGTACCACTTCGCTTCTCTCTATGACCCCATACTCGCAGTCAGCGTCTCGAAAATAACACCCCTCCCGTTCCAGATTGACGCGGTCTACAACCACATCCTCCAGAACCCTGAGATACGCTTCCTCCTCGCGGACGACCCCGGTGCCGGCAAGACCATTATGGCGGGCCTCGTGATAAAAGAGCTCAAACTCAGAGGCCTCGCGGAGAGAGTCCTCATAGTCGTTCCCGGTCACCTCGTACCCCAGTGGAGGAGAGAGATGAAAGAGAAGTTCCAAGAAGAGTTCACTATTGTCAACAGAGAGATCTTCCGGACGACAACCGACGTTTGGAGACGTGAAAAGCAGGTAATCGCTTCGATAGACTTCCTCAAGCAGGAAGACATTCTGAAGAGTCTTGAGAATGTTGACTGGGATCTCGTGATAGCTGATGAGGCCCACAAGATGGCCGCATACCGCTTCGGAAAGAAGACCTACCGCACAAAGAGGTACAGAGTGGGCGAAGTACTCTCAAGGAACTCCACCCACATGCTCTTCCTCACTGCCACCCCACACAAGGGAGATCCAGAAAACTTCCGTCTCCTTCTTGACCTCCTCGTTCATGGCCTTTTCAGCGATAAAGAGATACTTCTTGAGGCAATAAGAAGAAACGAGAACCCTATATTCCTCAGACGCATGAAAGAAGATCTCGTGGACTTCGAAGGAAAGAGGATATTCAAGCCCAGGCACTCCCATACGGTGAACTTCACCCTCACGGACAGGGAGATCAGGCTATACAATGAGCTCTCCCGTTACATCCACTACCAGTACACCGTTCTTGAGGGGAGCAGGCAGAGTATAGTCTTTCCGCTTGTGATACTGCAGAGAAGGTTTGCATCGAGCACGTACGCACTTCTCCAGTCCCTCAGGCGTAGAAAAGCACGCCTCAAGGAGTACCTCGAGAGTGGGGAGCTTGAGACCACGGGGGTCCAACTTGACTTTGAAGACCTCCTTGAGCTTGAGGATGAAGAGGAGAGGGAAAGGTGGAAGGCTGAACTGAGGCTCGAAGGCCTTCCCATAGTGAGAAAGAGGAAGCACATAGAGGCCGAGATAAGAACACTTGACGAGCTCATAAGGATGAGCGAGGAACTGATAGCATCGGAGGAAGAGACGAAGCTCAAGAAACTCAAAGAGACACTGAACTTCATAGCAGGGGAGCACGGCGAGAAGGAGAAGATCCTTATCTTCACAGAGTTCAAGGACACTCTTGAGCACCTTGTGAACAAGCTCCAAGAGTGGGGCTACACTGTTACCTTCATTCACGGCGAGATGGACATGGATACAAGGCTCCAGCGCGAAAAGGACTTCAGGGAGTGGGCTCAGGTCATGGTGGCAACCGAGGCGGCGGGGGAGGGTATAAACCTCCAGTTCTGCCACCTGCTCATAAACTACGACATCCCATGGAATCCCAACAGGCTCGAGCAGAGGATAGGAAGAGTACACCGCTACGGCCAGAAGTACCCGGTCCACATCTTCAACTTCGTGGCCAAGAATACGAGGGAAGGAATGGTACTCGAGAGGCTCCTCCACAAGATAGAAGAGATAAGGAAAGCCCTCGGGGATAAGGTCTTCGACGTCATCGGGGAACTCCTCGATGGGGAGAACCTGTACACCCTCCTCGCAGAGGTCGCCGTCATGCTCAGAGACCCGGACAGCGTCCTGAAGGAGGAAGAACCAAAGCTCCAGCCCGAGGAGATAATGAAGAAGGCGGAAGAGCTCCTCGGGGAGAGCCTCGCGACCAAGCACATAGACCTGAGCAGAATTATGCAGCTCCTCGAAAAGGCGGAAGAGAACCGTCTATCCCCAGAGTACCTTGAGCTCTTCTTTGTCAAGGCCATGAAGCGCCTCAACGCCAGGGTACATGAGAAAGAACCACACATATACTCGGTAGAAAGAACCCCCAGAGTCCTGAGAGAGATAGCGGAGAGGAAACAGTACGGCACGGTGGAGCGCTCTTACAGGGCCATAACCTTCGACAAGAAAATCTCCGAGAAGAGGGACGACGTGGAGTTCGTCTCGTTCGGGCACCCACTCTTCGAAGCCCTCCGCGAGTGGGTTCAGGAAGAATACCTCAAAGAGCTCCAGCGTGGAGCGGTCTTCTATGACCCCAGGAACAGACTCCACGGTACTATCTGGTTCTTCGAGGGTGAAGTCCAGGACGGCTTCAACAAGACGGCCGGAAAGACGCTCGTTGCAGTCTACGACGATGGCGAGAACCTTGAGGTGGTAGATCCCAAGATAATCTGGGATCTCGAACCGGCCAAAGATTCCCCCGATGTGAAGGTCGAGTTCAGCCGGAGAGAGAACGCGATGAACTACGCCAGAAAAGCTCTCGAGGGGTACAAGGAGAGGCTTCTCAAGGAGAGGAAGAGACAGGCAGAGATAAAGGAGAAGTACGGAGTTAGATCCCTCGAGAAGTTGATAGACGACCTCGACTACAAGCTGGCCGAGTACGAAGTCCTCCCGCCCGAGCACAAGAAGCAGTACGCGCTCACCATAAGGAACCTCGAGGAGAGGCTGGAACGTTACCGGAAGGCACGGGAAGAACTGCCAGAGAGGATCACAAGGGAGACAAGCCTCACGGTAAGGCCTCCCGTCTTCATCGGGGCCATCTACGTGCTACCGAGGGGAGAGATGGGCGAGGATCCGGCGATAGAGGAGATAGGGATGCAGGTTGCCATGGAGTACGAAAGAAAGCACGGAAGGGAGCCGAGGGACGTCTCGAAGGAGAACCTCGGGTATGACATATACTCCGAGGGCAACGGTGAAAAGAGGTACATAGAAGTAAAGGCGAGGGCCCACCTCGGGGACGTTGAACTCACTTGGAACGAGTACGTGACAGCGAAGAGACTCCGCGACAGGTACTGGCTCTACGTTGTGGCCTACGCCGCCGAGAACCCGACCCTCTACATTATACAAGACCCCGCTCACACGCTCAAGGTCGTGGAGAAGTACGAGATAAGGTTCCAGGTTCCGCTTGAAGAGTGGAAAAACAAAGGTAAGAAGGCTGAAGTTTGA
- a CDS encoding ribbon-helix-helix domain-containing protein: MPKMRIISVQLPQSYINAMDQLVRRGLYPNRSEVIRTALREFLKRELNSEIPEDEVPGYIIK; encoded by the coding sequence ATGCCAAAAATGCGCATAATAAGCGTTCAGCTCCCCCAGAGTTACATAAACGCCATGGACCAGCTCGTAAGGAGGGGGCTTTACCCCAATAGAAGCGAGGTAATTCGCACGGCCCTCCGGGAATTCCTCAAGAGAGAGCTCAACTCAGAGATCCCAGAGGACGAGGTTCCCGGGTACATCATAAAGTAA
- a CDS encoding TMEM165/GDT1 family protein: MKSAILLVFVTVFLAELGDKTQITTMLFATKYGWEKAFIGSALALVLVNLVGALIGEKVGHIIPHGLLQKVAGAIFIAFGILLISGKI; the protein is encoded by the coding sequence GTGAAAAGTGCAATCCTTTTGGTTTTTGTTACCGTCTTTCTTGCGGAACTGGGGGACAAGACGCAGATAACAACCATGCTTTTTGCAACAAAGTACGGATGGGAAAAAGCTTTTATCGGATCCGCACTCGCTCTCGTCCTGGTCAACCTTGTTGGGGCATTAATCGGGGAGAAAGTTGGACATATAATTCCCCACGGGCTTCTCCAGAAGGTGGCGGGGGCTATTTTCATAGCCTTTGGGATACTCCTTATAAGCGGGAAAATATGA
- a CDS encoding ATP-binding protein yields the protein MELKPFYQIAIPHDDIKAGKAGSRIFAADLWKVYRNTGPEEYRNPEIFWERTYVTEGLRKLLEIAEMRLKRGEGEGVISLQTPFGGGKTHSLIALYHKAREWGANVVVLDGTVFDAKEVRLWEELEKQLTGKVELTKGATAPGRDKIGKLLSENEPVLILIDELLEYMIKASGTSGTAASEVKVGETTLADQTIAFIQELTVEVSDPNRRALLVITLPSSIPREHYSEKGEEYFQKLQHLLRRYETPFSPVHEEEVHDVIRKRLFKRIDETEMEAVVKRVVDYLEKEGLIPEGLNAYQYRQRFLRSYPFQPEVIDVLYHRWGSLPKFQRTRGVLRLLSIVIHSLIGRDVPFIRLSDFDLGVKILRDELMDIIGESRYHSVLDADILSQNSGAKRVDRMLGESYEHYRVGTRAATVIFMYSFSGGDIKGATTKEIKLSCADTRYSSSIVGDAILYLKDNLLYLHYRDGRYFFSLEPNLNQLVVDEMNNVSEEQIGKVEHELLRGQLKEQYFKAYLWPGKPVDVPDSDPGLKLVVLPEYDKEKVLQILQSHGGNERVHKNTLIFLVPKETERASFNRLVRRYLAWKTINEKVKKGSLELTAEQREDVKKNLERAREDIVQKIAELYRLILLPTRGGYEELDLGMKPVGVKKTIEELVYEKLREEGKLIEKMAPVIIEMKYLDGKEYVQTKALYESFLKTPGMPLLKGKSVLIDAIKQGVSEGRFGLGYLTDEGVTCEYLGEKPTVTLEESEVIVNRKYCEERRAGAKAEAQAIAAQEEATAESVDEARVEERKLPAIRESRDVPVPPETKSGEEAVGSQVESIHLHLTLGPGTGGLRDILRALNLLKSKFEKVTIEIRAENGNMSQVEYENLLETFRQLGIDVEEVEEE from the coding sequence ATGGAGCTGAAGCCATTTTACCAGATCGCTATTCCTCACGATGACATAAAGGCCGGCAAGGCCGGATCGCGAATCTTTGCAGCAGATCTATGGAAAGTCTACAGAAATACAGGGCCCGAGGAATACAGAAACCCGGAGATTTTCTGGGAAAGAACTTACGTTACAGAAGGACTGAGAAAATTACTTGAAATTGCAGAGATGAGGCTCAAAAGAGGAGAAGGGGAGGGAGTTATAAGCCTCCAGACACCTTTTGGAGGGGGTAAAACCCACTCTTTGATCGCTCTATACCACAAAGCTCGAGAATGGGGAGCAAATGTAGTTGTTCTCGATGGAACTGTCTTTGATGCAAAAGAAGTCCGTCTATGGGAAGAGCTTGAAAAGCAGCTTACGGGAAAAGTAGAACTCACCAAAGGGGCAACTGCCCCTGGAAGAGATAAAATAGGAAAGCTCCTCTCAGAAAATGAGCCCGTACTCATTCTGATCGATGAACTACTGGAGTACATGATAAAGGCATCTGGAACTTCAGGAACTGCTGCTTCCGAGGTAAAGGTTGGTGAGACAACACTTGCAGATCAGACTATCGCGTTTATCCAAGAGCTGACAGTGGAGGTAAGTGACCCAAATAGAAGAGCACTACTTGTAATAACCCTTCCTTCCAGCATCCCCCGAGAACATTACTCTGAAAAAGGCGAAGAGTATTTCCAGAAACTTCAACATCTCCTGAGAAGATATGAAACCCCCTTTTCACCAGTACATGAAGAAGAAGTCCACGATGTTATCAGAAAGAGACTCTTCAAGAGGATTGATGAGACCGAGATGGAAGCCGTCGTGAAGCGTGTGGTTGACTACCTTGAAAAGGAGGGCCTCATTCCGGAGGGTCTCAACGCTTACCAGTATCGCCAGAGGTTCCTCAGGAGCTATCCCTTCCAGCCGGAAGTCATCGATGTTCTCTACCACCGCTGGGGCAGTCTGCCAAAGTTCCAGAGGACAAGGGGCGTACTGAGGCTTCTCTCAATAGTGATCCACTCACTCATTGGAAGGGATGTGCCTTTTATTAGGCTCTCCGACTTCGACTTGGGTGTCAAAATACTCAGAGACGAGCTTATGGACATCATCGGGGAGAGCAGGTACCATTCTGTCCTTGATGCAGATATTCTCTCACAGAACTCGGGCGCAAAGCGGGTAGACAGGATGCTTGGCGAATCCTATGAGCACTACCGCGTTGGGACAAGGGCCGCAACCGTCATCTTCATGTACTCCTTCTCTGGCGGAGACATAAAAGGAGCCACTACGAAGGAGATAAAGCTTTCCTGTGCTGATACAAGATACTCGAGCAGCATAGTGGGAGACGCCATCCTCTACCTCAAGGACAACCTCCTCTATCTCCACTACCGGGATGGCCGATACTTCTTCAGCCTCGAACCAAATCTCAATCAGCTCGTTGTGGACGAGATGAACAACGTGAGCGAGGAGCAGATAGGGAAGGTGGAACACGAACTTCTGAGGGGTCAGCTCAAGGAGCAGTATTTCAAGGCCTACCTGTGGCCGGGTAAACCGGTGGACGTCCCCGATAGTGATCCAGGTTTGAAGCTCGTCGTTCTCCCTGAATACGACAAGGAGAAGGTCCTCCAGATCCTGCAATCCCACGGAGGTAACGAGAGGGTTCACAAGAACACCCTCATCTTTCTCGTTCCAAAGGAAACGGAGAGGGCCAGTTTCAACAGGCTCGTAAGGAGATACCTTGCATGGAAGACTATTAACGAGAAGGTAAAGAAAGGTTCTCTGGAACTCACTGCAGAGCAAAGGGAGGACGTGAAGAAGAATTTGGAGCGGGCAAGGGAAGACATCGTTCAGAAGATAGCGGAGCTTTACAGACTCATACTGCTTCCCACTCGTGGGGGCTACGAAGAGCTTGACCTCGGCATGAAGCCAGTGGGCGTCAAGAAGACCATCGAGGAGCTCGTATATGAGAAACTCCGGGAGGAGGGTAAGCTCATTGAGAAGATGGCTCCCGTGATTATTGAGATGAAGTACTTGGATGGGAAGGAGTACGTCCAGACAAAAGCACTCTACGAGAGCTTCCTCAAGACTCCCGGGATGCCGCTCTTGAAGGGCAAGAGTGTGCTTATAGACGCGATAAAGCAGGGGGTGAGCGAAGGGCGCTTTGGATTGGGGTACCTCACTGATGAGGGTGTAACCTGCGAGTACCTCGGTGAAAAGCCAACGGTGACTCTTGAGGAGAGCGAGGTCATCGTGAACAGGAAGTACTGTGAAGAGCGGAGGGCAGGAGCAAAAGCTGAAGCTCAAGCTATAGCTGCTCAAGAGGAAGCTACAGCTGAGAGCGTAGATGAAGCTCGCGTGGAGGAACGGAAGCTTCCGGCAATCAGGGAGAGCAGGGACGTGCCTGTACCACCAGAAACAAAAAGCGGAGAAGAAGCCGTGGGAAGTCAGGTAGAGTCCATTCACCTGCACTTGACACTTGGCCCCGGAACTGGGGGGCTGAGGGACATATTGAGGGCGTTGAATCTGCTGAAAAGCAAGTTTGAGAAGGTTACCATTGAAATAAGGGCCGAGAATGGGAACATGAGCCAGGTAGAGTACGAAAATCTGCTTGAGACTTTCAGACAGCTTGGGATTGACGTTGAAGAAGTTGAAGAAGAGTAA
- the cgi121 gene encoding KEOPS complex subunit Cgi121, whose product MEEVVPGIVVTAVYVDEVEKLIPHLGSELQAVSGPCFEAVAHSAILAKRSFERGTNRAKTPGGELLIRLAGSPQIKEAIKKVGLTKGVNYLVFFGSKGELKEILEKLGLKEAPMQNCDPERAKKYFEISALVEVL is encoded by the coding sequence ATGGAGGAAGTAGTACCCGGGATAGTCGTGACTGCGGTCTATGTTGATGAAGTTGAGAAGCTAATACCTCACCTTGGATCCGAACTTCAGGCGGTGAGCGGGCCCTGCTTTGAAGCAGTTGCACACTCGGCGATATTGGCGAAGAGATCCTTCGAAAGGGGAACGAACCGTGCAAAAACTCCTGGGGGAGAACTCCTGATACGACTCGCCGGATCACCCCAGATAAAGGAAGCGATAAAAAAAGTGGGGCTCACAAAAGGCGTTAACTACCTCGTTTTCTTTGGGTCAAAGGGAGAACTCAAGGAAATACTGGAAAAGCTGGGATTAAAAGAAGCACCCATGCAGAACTGCGACCCCGAAAGGGCGAAAAAATACTTTGAGATTTCCGCCCTTGTTGAAGTCCTTTAG
- a CDS encoding DUF1156 domain-containing protein — protein sequence MEDKRLIEVAFPVKAVSEESAREKNIRHGHISTLHIWWARRPLASSRATNYAALIPAPKDEEELERKKRFIAKLSKWESSLDEEVIRRAREDIMEYFRQIRDGPDQERPRVLDPFAGGGSIPLEALRLGLETYALDYNPVAVLILKAVLEYPQKYGKKNGALDKWIAGGKGEGKDYDLLRDVKKWGEWVLQEAKKELERFYPKEEDGHIPVGYIWARTITCQNPACGAEIPLMRQFWLAKKNNRKVALYPHVEGKEVKFRIVGDGYEPMPGDFDPSKGTVKGAKATCPVCGMTHDEKTVRKLFREGRAGQRMVAVVLYHPDKGGKIYRLPTEKDIKAYGEAKRYLEEKRAELMEEWGIDPVPDEPLPPRGTLGFRVQNYGMTKWGDLFNDRQKLALITFAEKVRQAYEMMLDEGYDGEYAKAVMTYLAFGVDRLADYSTTLTRWVVEGEFVSNTFGRNALPIVWDYFEVFPFSNATGDWNSALQWVSRVVEFLVDSIIDSVGKVTHGSATSLQFPDNYFDAVFTDPPYYDNVPYSYLSDFFYVWLKRIIGDLYPELFITPLTPKSKELVAYTQNQDWEAAKRYFEEGMKQALKEIHRVLKPGGVLVLVYAHKTTEGWETLINSLLDSGLVPTASWPIHTERATRLRAKESAALASSIYIVARKIEKQGVGWFDEIKRELRETLEKKLDQLWREGISGADFFISAIGSAIEVFGKYEKVLDYEGNEVRGDRLLQLVRDMVSDYAIRQVLREDISAELSPLAKFYVLWRWTYGEAKVAFDEARKLATSVGLDLEREWNRGFIVKEKEFICVLGPQDRKLKEIKGNDLIDVLHRALLFWQANQKREMVGLLAETGWGEKEVFYKVAQVISEVLPKDSKEKKLLDGFLAGREHIRRAIGKGDYSVFNGEEEPGKQETIERFIKG from the coding sequence ATGGAAGACAAACGCCTTATCGAGGTTGCTTTCCCGGTCAAGGCCGTGAGTGAAGAGTCCGCAAGGGAAAAGAACATAAGGCACGGCCACATCTCAACGCTCCACATATGGTGGGCGAGGCGCCCGCTGGCTTCCTCCCGCGCGACCAACTACGCCGCACTCATTCCGGCCCCAAAAGACGAGGAAGAGCTCGAGCGGAAGAAGAGGTTCATAGCAAAGCTCTCGAAGTGGGAAAGCTCACTCGACGAGGAAGTCATAAGGAGGGCCCGTGAGGACATCATGGAGTACTTCAGGCAGATACGCGATGGCCCGGACCAGGAGAGGCCGAGGGTACTTGATCCCTTCGCAGGCGGAGGCTCCATACCGCTTGAGGCTCTCCGCCTCGGCCTTGAGACGTACGCCTTAGACTACAACCCTGTCGCAGTCCTCATCCTCAAGGCAGTCCTTGAGTACCCTCAGAAGTACGGGAAAAAGAACGGAGCGCTCGACAAATGGATAGCCGGGGGAAAAGGGGAAGGGAAGGACTACGACCTCTTGAGGGACGTGAAGAAGTGGGGCGAGTGGGTTCTCCAGGAGGCAAAGAAGGAGCTTGAGCGCTTCTATCCAAAGGAGGAGGACGGTCATATCCCCGTCGGCTACATCTGGGCGAGAACGATAACGTGCCAGAACCCCGCCTGCGGGGCGGAGATACCGCTGATGAGACAGTTCTGGCTGGCAAAGAAGAACAACAGGAAGGTGGCCCTCTACCCCCACGTGGAGGGCAAGGAAGTGAAGTTCAGGATAGTTGGGGATGGCTACGAGCCGATGCCAGGAGATTTTGACCCTTCGAAGGGGACTGTAAAGGGCGCGAAGGCCACCTGCCCCGTCTGCGGCATGACCCACGACGAGAAGACCGTGAGAAAGCTCTTCCGCGAGGGCAGGGCCGGGCAGAGGATGGTGGCCGTTGTTCTTTACCACCCGGATAAGGGGGGTAAAATCTATCGTCTACCAACGGAGAAAGACATTAAGGCCTACGGGGAGGCAAAGCGCTACCTGGAGGAGAAAAGGGCGGAGCTGATGGAGGAATGGGGGATTGACCCGGTGCCGGACGAGCCACTTCCACCAAGGGGGACTCTCGGCTTCAGGGTTCAGAACTACGGAATGACCAAATGGGGAGACCTCTTCAACGACAGGCAGAAGCTCGCCCTGATAACCTTCGCCGAGAAGGTGAGGCAGGCATACGAGATGATGCTTGATGAGGGCTATGACGGGGAGTACGCGAAGGCAGTGATGACGTATCTGGCGTTTGGAGTTGATAGACTTGCGGACTATAGCACAACGCTTACAAGGTGGGTGGTAGAGGGAGAATTCGTGTCTAATACTTTTGGAAGAAATGCTTTACCAATAGTATGGGATTATTTTGAGGTATTTCCATTCAGTAACGCTACAGGCGACTGGAACTCTGCTCTCCAATGGGTTTCAAGAGTTGTTGAATTTTTGGTGGACTCTATAATAGACTCGGTAGGAAAAGTTACTCATGGATCCGCAACTTCCCTCCAATTCCCTGACAACTACTTTGATGCCGTCTTCACTGACCCGCCATACTACGACAACGTTCCCTACTCCTATCTTAGTGACTTCTTCTATGTCTGGCTCAAGCGCATCATAGGAGACCTCTATCCGGAGCTGTTCATAACGCCGCTCACACCGAAGAGCAAGGAGCTCGTGGCCTACACCCAGAACCAAGACTGGGAAGCAGCGAAGAGGTACTTTGAGGAAGGAATGAAACAGGCCTTGAAGGAAATCCACCGCGTCCTCAAACCGGGTGGAGTCCTCGTGCTCGTCTACGCCCACAAGACCACCGAAGGCTGGGAGACGCTCATAAACTCTCTCCTCGACTCAGGTCTTGTACCAACGGCCTCATGGCCGATTCACACAGAAAGAGCAACCAGGCTCAGGGCGAAAGAATCCGCAGCCCTCGCTTCTTCAATCTACATCGTCGCTCGCAAGATAGAGAAGCAGGGCGTTGGCTGGTTCGACGAGATCAAAAGGGAGCTCAGGGAGACCCTCGAGAAGAAGCTCGACCAGCTCTGGCGTGAGGGCATAAGCGGTGCCGACTTCTTCATCTCGGCCATAGGCTCGGCCATTGAGGTCTTCGGCAAGTACGAGAAGGTGCTCGACTACGAGGGCAACGAGGTAAGGGGTGACAGGCTACTCCAGCTCGTACGCGATATGGTCAGTGACTACGCTATAAGGCAGGTTCTCAGGGAGGACATCTCGGCGGAGCTCTCACCGCTCGCGAAGTTCTACGTGCTCTGGCGCTGGACGTACGGCGAGGCAAAGGTTGCCTTCGATGAGGCGAGGAAGCTCGCGACCTCGGTTGGCCTCGACCTCGAGCGGGAGTGGAACAGGGGGTTCATCGTGAAGGAGAAGGAGTTCATCTGCGTCCTTGGCCCGCAGGACAGGAAGCTTAAGGAGATAAAAGGCAACGACCTCATCGATGTTCTCCACAGGGCCCTGCTCTTCTGGCAGGCCAACCAGAAGAGGGAGATGGTGGGCCTGCTCGCCGAGACTGGCTGGGGCGAGAAGGAGGTCTTCTACAAGGTAGCGCAGGTCATCAGCGAGGTTCTCCCGAAGGACAGCAAGGAGAAGAAGCTCCTCGACGGCTTCCTCGCTGGCAGGGAGCACATAAGGAGGGCCATAGGGAAGGGCGACTACTCGGTATTCAACGGGGAAGAGGAGCCCGGGAAGCAAGAGACGATTGAGCGGTTCATAAAGGGCTGA
- a CDS encoding aminotransferase class I/II-fold pyridoxal phosphate-dependent enzyme: MKYKKRKYFLAGRINSIQRSKIRELFEKARKMENVISLGIGEPDFDTPQVIKEAAKRALDEGYTHYTPNAGIPELREAIAEYYKEFYQVDVDPNSVIVTAGAYEATYLAFESLLEPGDDVIIPDPAFVCYVEDAKLSEAGILRIPLREENDFMINPDELVEMITKRTRMIVINYPNNPTGAILDKETAKAIGQIAEDYNIYVLSDEPYEHFLYDDAKHYPMIKYAPDNTILANSFSKTFAMTGWRLGFTIAPEQVINGMTKLHAYIVGNVTSFVQIAGVTALRDKRSWEAVENMKKTYAERRNLALKHLSEIPHLKVFRPKGAFYIWAKIDPELNMTSEDFANWLLEEARVVVIPGTAFGKQGEGWIRISYATKEELLTEAFERIKRAMEKL; the protein is encoded by the coding sequence GTGAAGTATAAAAAGCGGAAATACTTCCTGGCCGGTAGGATAAACTCGATTCAGCGCTCAAAGATACGCGAACTCTTCGAAAAGGCAAGAAAAATGGAAAACGTGATCTCCCTCGGGATTGGAGAACCTGATTTTGACACCCCTCAGGTAATAAAAGAGGCCGCTAAAAGGGCTCTTGACGAAGGCTACACCCACTACACTCCGAACGCGGGGATACCCGAGTTACGGGAGGCAATTGCGGAATATTATAAGGAATTCTACCAGGTTGATGTCGACCCCAACAGCGTAATAGTCACGGCCGGCGCCTATGAGGCCACGTATCTGGCCTTTGAATCCCTTCTGGAGCCGGGGGACGATGTCATAATCCCGGATCCGGCCTTCGTCTGTTACGTTGAGGATGCAAAGCTTTCAGAGGCCGGAATCCTTCGCATCCCCCTGAGGGAAGAAAACGACTTCATGATAAACCCCGATGAGCTCGTTGAGATGATAACCAAAAGGACCAGAATGATAGTCATAAACTATCCAAACAATCCGACCGGTGCCATCCTTGACAAGGAAACGGCCAAAGCGATTGGGCAGATAGCGGAGGATTATAACATATACGTCCTGAGCGATGAACCCTACGAACATTTCCTCTACGATGATGCAAAGCATTATCCGATGATAAAATACGCCCCGGACAACACAATCCTCGCGAACAGTTTCTCCAAGACCTTCGCGATGACGGGATGGAGACTTGGCTTTACCATAGCACCGGAGCAGGTCATAAATGGTATGACAAAGCTCCACGCGTACATAGTTGGAAACGTGACATCTTTTGTCCAGATAGCGGGCGTAACAGCCCTCCGCGACAAGAGAAGCTGGGAAGCCGTTGAAAATATGAAGAAGACCTATGCCGAAAGGAGAAATCTGGCCTTAAAGCACCTATCCGAGATACCCCACCTGAAAGTGTTCAGACCAAAGGGAGCGTTCTACATATGGGCAAAGATCGACCCTGAGCTAAACATGACGAGTGAGGACTTCGCCAACTGGCTCCTGGAGGAGGCAAGGGTAGTTGTGATACCGGGAACTGCCTTCGGGAAACAGGGAGAGGGATGGATAAGGATAAGCTACGCCACAAAAGAGGAACTCCTAACCGAGGCCTTTGAAAGAATAAAGAGGGCAATGGAAAAGCTGTGA